In the genome of Salinispirillum sp. LH 10-3-1, one region contains:
- the fabZ gene encoding 3-hydroxyacyl-ACP dehydratase FabZ: MNLTLPLDHEQIKTLLPHRYPFLLVDRVTELEAGKTIRGYKNVSGNEEFFNGHFPGQSIMPGVLILEALAQIGAILGFASSGNRHEDGFLFLFAGIDNVRFKRQVVPGDRLDLELEIVSCKRGIYKMECRAKVDGELAASADILCAERQVTQ, translated from the coding sequence ATGAACCTCACGCTGCCGCTTGATCATGAACAAATAAAAACCCTGTTACCACATCGCTATCCTTTCTTATTAGTTGATCGAGTAACAGAGCTGGAGGCCGGAAAAACCATTCGCGGCTACAAGAACGTCTCTGGTAATGAAGAGTTTTTTAACGGCCACTTTCCCGGTCAGTCGATTATGCCGGGTGTGCTGATATTGGAAGCCCTAGCCCAAATAGGTGCTATTCTAGGTTTTGCTTCATCGGGCAATCGACACGAGGACGGCTTTCTCTTCCTGTTTGCCGGTATCGACAATGTGCGCTTCAAACGCCAAGTAGTGCCAGGGGATCGGCTTGACCTTGAGCTCGAAATTGTCAGCTGTAAACGCGGTATCTATAAAATGGAATGCCGTGCCAAGGTGGACGGTGAACTGGCCGCCAGTGCTGACATTCTATGTGCAGAGAGACAGGTAACTCAGTGA
- the lpxB gene encoding lipid-A-disaccharide synthase has product MTVNRPLRVAVIAGEASGDQLGAGLLAALKQRVPDIEFAGVGGSAMQRQGLVCWADQEQLAVMGLFEVLRKLPSLLRLRRRLRQQIIDWKPDLFLGIDAPDFNLPLARMLRVQGLTTAHYVSPSVWAWRQGRVHGIRRSIDLMLTLFPFEGDFYAQHDVPFAFVGHTLADRLPMQPDTAAYRHRLGLTGTEPILGLLPGSRRGEVARIAPDFLAAARLLRQRTPTLRVLIPAANTLRHQELTQLLMPDDADWMTLLEGHSHDVLGASDVVLVASGTATLETALLKKPMVVGYRFSGLTYWVGKFLMRIPWVALPNILARRFVVPELLQGELTPERAADELYDFLHNPERRQQCIECFEDMHKRLGRAADDVAADALLDLIAEKAAEGNAGA; this is encoded by the coding sequence ATGACTGTTAACAGGCCGTTAAGAGTCGCCGTTATTGCCGGTGAAGCGTCAGGCGATCAGCTGGGTGCTGGCTTGTTGGCCGCACTCAAGCAGCGAGTGCCGGATATTGAGTTCGCGGGCGTGGGTGGATCTGCCATGCAGAGGCAAGGCTTGGTATGTTGGGCCGATCAAGAACAACTGGCGGTAATGGGGCTGTTCGAGGTGCTGCGTAAGTTGCCGTCACTGTTGCGTTTGCGTCGCCGCTTGCGGCAGCAAATTATAGACTGGAAACCCGACCTCTTTTTGGGTATCGACGCCCCCGATTTTAATCTGCCACTGGCTCGTATGCTGCGTGTTCAGGGGCTGACCACGGCGCACTATGTGAGTCCGTCGGTCTGGGCGTGGCGTCAGGGCCGAGTGCATGGTATTCGCCGTTCCATCGACCTGATGCTTACCCTATTTCCCTTTGAAGGTGATTTCTACGCGCAACATGACGTGCCCTTTGCTTTTGTGGGCCACACGTTAGCGGATCGCTTACCGATGCAGCCGGATACAGCGGCCTATCGTCACAGGCTAGGATTAACCGGAACAGAGCCCATACTCGGTTTGTTGCCGGGTAGTCGACGCGGCGAAGTAGCCCGCATCGCTCCGGACTTTCTCGCCGCAGCGCGCTTGCTGAGGCAGCGGACCCCAACGTTACGGGTGCTGATACCTGCCGCCAATACCTTGCGCCACCAAGAATTGACTCAACTATTGATGCCGGATGACGCCGACTGGATGACGCTGCTGGAGGGCCATAGCCATGACGTCCTCGGGGCCAGTGATGTAGTTCTAGTGGCCAGTGGTACGGCGACCTTGGAAACTGCTTTGCTTAAGAAGCCCATGGTGGTGGGCTATCGTTTTAGTGGATTGACCTACTGGGTTGGCAAGTTTCTGATGCGTATTCCTTGGGTTGCCTTACCCAACATTTTAGCGCGTCGTTTTGTGGTGCCTGAATTACTGCAGGGTGAATTAACGCCCGAGCGCGCTGCCGATGAACTGTATGATTTCTTGCATAACCCCGAGCGGCGCCAGCAATGTATTGAGTGTTTTGAAGATATGCATAAGCGGCTTGGCCGGGCGGCGGATGATGTCGCTGCGGATGCGTTGCTCGACCTGATAGCAGAAAAAGCAGCAGAGGGTAATGCCGGTGCTTGA
- the accA gene encoding acetyl-CoA carboxylase carboxyl transferase subunit alpha: MNPNYLDFEQPIAELEAKIEELRLVGNDHDLNITEEVDKLRKQAVKLTENIFTNLSAWQVSKLARHPLRPNSLEYFARIFTEFDEMHGDRHYGDDGAIIGGTARLDGRPVMVIGQQKGRSVQEKVKRNFGSPRPEGYRKALRLMEFAERFKLPVMTFIDTAGAYPGIGAEERGQSEAIAYNLQRMSSLEVPIICTVIGEGGSGGALAIGVGDHLNMLQYSTYSVISPEGCASILFKTSDRAADAAEAMGITADKLHALGLVDTVIQEPLGGAHRDLDLTAAKIKNSLLNTLSTLEQQPMPQILDQRYRRLMSYGNFT, from the coding sequence ATGAATCCCAACTATCTTGATTTCGAACAGCCCATTGCGGAGCTGGAAGCCAAAATAGAAGAACTGCGACTGGTTGGTAATGATCATGACCTGAACATTACCGAAGAAGTTGATAAGCTGCGAAAGCAGGCAGTGAAACTGACGGAAAATATTTTTACGAACCTTTCCGCTTGGCAGGTATCCAAGTTGGCACGCCATCCGTTGCGTCCCAATTCTTTGGAATACTTTGCGCGTATCTTCACCGAATTTGATGAGATGCACGGCGATCGTCACTACGGTGATGACGGTGCAATCATTGGTGGTACGGCGCGCTTGGATGGTCGCCCAGTGATGGTGATCGGCCAGCAAAAAGGCCGCAGCGTGCAGGAAAAAGTGAAACGTAACTTCGGTTCGCCGCGCCCAGAAGGCTATCGTAAAGCATTGCGTTTGATGGAGTTTGCCGAGCGTTTCAAGTTGCCGGTAATGACCTTTATCGATACCGCCGGCGCTTATCCCGGGATAGGTGCAGAAGAACGCGGGCAGAGCGAAGCCATTGCCTATAACCTGCAGCGTATGTCGAGCCTAGAAGTGCCAATCATCTGTACCGTCATCGGTGAAGGTGGTTCTGGTGGTGCTTTGGCGATCGGCGTGGGCGATCATCTCAATATGCTGCAGTACTCTACCTATTCGGTCATTTCTCCAGAAGGCTGTGCATCGATCTTGTTCAAAACATCTGATCGGGCTGCTGACGCGGCGGAAGCCATGGGCATTACGGCCGATAAGTTGCACGCGTTGGGCTTGGTGGATACGGTGATACAAGAGCCTTTGGGTGGCGCTCACCGGGATCTGGATCTGACGGCAGCGAAGATCAAAAACAGCTTACTCAACACGCTGAGCACGTTAGAGCAACAGCCGATGCCGCAGATTTTAGACCAGCGTTATCGGCGCCTGATGTCTTATGGGAATTTTACTTAG
- a CDS encoding OmpH family outer membrane protein, with amino-acid sequence MTTLISPRIFVSALLAFFVSAGAMAQSSGEARIAVLDQEYVLFQSEAAKQATAELRQSFGGEERRVRQLEEEVTELRARLDADAGLLTENELTSLNLQIESKLREREELVRRLQSAQQNRRQAFLREYESVLTSVLEDIIVEQNIVLLVSAAEVIYARPELDITPLALDRFNAAIAAGNN; translated from the coding sequence ATGACGACATTGATCTCACCTCGTATTTTTGTATCAGCACTCTTGGCCTTTTTTGTATCTGCCGGTGCCATGGCGCAGTCGAGCGGAGAGGCCCGTATTGCTGTCCTTGACCAAGAATACGTGCTCTTCCAAAGCGAAGCCGCTAAACAAGCCACGGCCGAACTGCGTCAGTCATTTGGTGGCGAAGAACGACGTGTTCGTCAGCTTGAAGAAGAGGTGACTGAGTTGCGCGCTCGTTTGGATGCTGATGCCGGCCTGCTGACGGAGAACGAATTAACTTCACTGAACCTCCAAATCGAGTCTAAACTGAGAGAGCGGGAAGAGTTGGTGCGCCGTCTGCAATCGGCACAGCAAAACCGCCGCCAAGCCTTTTTGCGCGAATATGAGAGTGTCCTGACAAGCGTGTTGGAAGACATTATTGTAGAGCAAAATATTGTGTTGCTGGTGTCTGCTGCAGAAGTCATTTATGCGCGCCCAGAGCTGGATATCACACCATTGGCGTTAGATCGATTTAATGCTGCCATCGCCGCTGGCAACAATTAA
- the rnhB gene encoding ribonuclease HII, translating into MPVLELDTRYSGCVAGTDEAGRGPLCGPVYAAAVILDPARPIEGLNDSKKLNEAARERLFGVICAQATAWAIAKCSAAEIDRFNILRASHLAMERAVAQLGVVPERVLVDGNRLPKHLNLPAEAVVKGDARHSAIAAASILAKVARDRVMRELHEQFPHYDLGTNKGYPTPVHLSALEQHGPCAEHRRSFAPVRRWLEQTNIQGDLLSSSSEFMDT; encoded by the coding sequence ATGCCGGTGCTTGAACTCGACACTAGATACTCCGGTTGTGTGGCGGGTACGGATGAGGCCGGAAGAGGGCCGCTGTGCGGGCCTGTTTATGCCGCTGCAGTTATTCTAGATCCAGCCCGGCCGATTGAAGGCTTGAACGATTCCAAAAAATTGAATGAAGCAGCGCGTGAGCGCTTGTTTGGAGTCATTTGCGCGCAGGCTACCGCGTGGGCGATTGCCAAATGCAGCGCTGCAGAAATTGATCGTTTTAATATTCTGCGGGCCAGCCATTTGGCCATGGAGCGGGCGGTAGCCCAACTGGGTGTGGTCCCCGAAAGGGTGTTAGTGGACGGTAATCGACTGCCGAAACATCTCAATCTGCCTGCTGAAGCCGTCGTAAAGGGTGATGCGCGACATTCAGCCATCGCTGCGGCTTCCATACTGGCCAAGGTAGCCCGGGATCGTGTCATGCGCGAACTGCATGAGCAGTTTCCACACTATGATTTAGGTACCAACAAGGGTTACCCGACACCGGTGCACTTGAGTGCCCTGGAACAGCATGGCCCCTGTGCTGAGCACCGACGCAGTTTTGCACCGGTGCGGCGCTGGCTGGAGCAAACGAATATTCAGGGGGACCTGTTGTCCTCCTCATCAGAGTTTATGGATACTTGA
- the lpxD gene encoding UDP-3-O-(3-hydroxymyristoyl)glucosamine N-acyltransferase, which produces MSESAFATFTAAQLAAQVGGTVKGDPDQTITSIAPIETARAGQLSFVARRQFVKKAASSAADILLVTADLADTLSHTCIIVADPYRAYAQVSQLFWDKYWFTPGVHATAVIAPDVEVPADCRIGPQVVVEAGAVIGAGVELDAQVYVGAGVRVGARTVIRPRVTLYPGVVIGEDCMIQSGTVVGADGFGYARHPGGWEKIAQLGGVRVGNRVEIGANATIDRGALADTVLGDDVIIDNLVQVGHNVQVGDRTALVAQSGIAGSTILGKDGSVGGQSAVGGHLTIADNVHFVGKSMVAQSVSEPGQYASGLPAQPFNDWRRAVARIGQLKVLQDKVNALWGKFGDSIEQDKTDKA; this is translated from the coding sequence ATGTCAGAGTCGGCTTTCGCGACCTTCACAGCAGCGCAATTGGCTGCCCAGGTTGGTGGGACGGTAAAGGGTGATCCGGATCAAACCATCACGTCCATAGCCCCGATAGAGACCGCGCGCGCGGGTCAATTGAGCTTCGTAGCACGCCGTCAGTTTGTTAAAAAGGCAGCTTCTTCGGCTGCTGATATTCTTCTGGTAACGGCCGATTTGGCCGATACTTTGTCACATACCTGTATTATTGTCGCTGACCCCTATCGTGCTTACGCTCAGGTCTCGCAATTATTTTGGGACAAGTACTGGTTCACTCCTGGTGTTCATGCGACCGCCGTTATTGCGCCCGATGTTGAAGTGCCTGCCGATTGCCGAATCGGACCGCAGGTAGTGGTTGAGGCCGGAGCAGTCATCGGAGCTGGTGTTGAGTTGGATGCCCAGGTTTATGTGGGCGCGGGGGTGCGTGTTGGTGCCAGAACGGTTATCAGGCCACGTGTTACCCTGTATCCCGGCGTTGTCATAGGCGAAGACTGCATGATTCAATCGGGCACGGTAGTCGGTGCTGATGGCTTCGGCTATGCTCGCCACCCCGGTGGCTGGGAGAAGATCGCCCAGTTAGGTGGTGTGCGGGTCGGTAATCGGGTCGAAATTGGTGCCAATGCAACCATTGATCGCGGTGCGCTCGCCGACACGGTCTTAGGCGACGATGTGATCATCGATAATTTAGTACAAGTGGGCCATAACGTCCAAGTCGGAGATAGAACCGCCTTGGTTGCTCAGAGTGGTATCGCGGGTTCGACCATTTTAGGCAAGGATGGGTCTGTGGGCGGGCAATCGGCAGTAGGCGGCCATCTGACGATAGCAGACAATGTACATTTCGTGGGTAAATCCATGGTTGCGCAGTCCGTGTCTGAACCCGGACAATACGCCTCCGGTCTACCAGCGCAACCATTCAACGATTGGCGTCGCGCCGTGGCACGCATTGGCCAGTTGAAGGTGCTACAGGATAAAGTAAACGCTTTATGGGGTAAGTTCGGTGACTCTATTGAGCAAGACAAAACCGACAAAGCATAA
- the lpxA gene encoding acyl-ACP--UDP-N-acetylglucosamine O-acyltransferase — MIHPTAIIDPSATLGANVSVGPYSVIGANVTIGADCEIGPHVVIKGPTTIGKRNRIFQFASIGEECQDKKYRGEPTQLHVGDDNVIRECVTMQRGTVQDEGLTRVGSRGLYMAYAHIAHDCRIGDDVIVANASQIAGHVHLGDYAILGGGTMVHQFCRIGTGSMTGAGTVVFKDIPAYVMAQGNPAKAYTMNFEGLKRRNYDAASLAALKRAYKTVYRQGITLQEAIDILARDTTPCVQTFHASLVASKRGIVR; from the coding sequence GTGATTCATCCGACTGCCATTATTGACCCCAGTGCGACACTTGGTGCTAACGTCTCCGTCGGTCCCTACTCCGTCATCGGTGCCAATGTCACCATTGGGGCCGATTGCGAGATTGGCCCGCACGTGGTTATCAAAGGGCCGACGACTATTGGTAAGCGCAATCGTATCTTCCAATTCGCTTCCATCGGAGAGGAGTGTCAGGACAAAAAGTACCGCGGTGAGCCAACGCAGTTGCATGTTGGTGATGACAACGTGATTCGGGAATGTGTGACCATGCAGCGCGGTACGGTCCAGGACGAAGGCCTGACTCGTGTGGGCTCACGGGGGCTCTATATGGCGTATGCACATATCGCGCACGATTGCCGGATTGGTGATGACGTGATCGTCGCCAATGCCTCGCAGATCGCCGGGCATGTTCACTTGGGAGATTACGCCATTCTCGGTGGGGGTACCATGGTGCATCAGTTCTGCCGTATTGGTACAGGCTCGATGACTGGCGCTGGAACCGTGGTCTTCAAAGATATTCCTGCCTATGTGATGGCGCAGGGTAACCCGGCCAAAGCCTACACCATGAATTTCGAAGGGCTTAAACGGCGCAACTACGACGCTGCAAGCTTGGCAGCACTAAAACGTGCTTACAAGACCGTGTATCGTCAGGGCATTACATTGCAGGAAGCGATCGACATTCTGGCGCGGGATACCACGCCCTGCGTGCAAACCTTTCATGCCAGTCTGGTTGCATCCAAGCGAGGGATAGTGCGCTGA
- a CDS encoding GNAT family N-acetyltransferase gives MTLAQRPPFHEFLHLSDGVLALRHKCYLQGKAAMDRVPAYLFSIVHIASDQLIGEIDLRLEPTEYLQQYGGQMGYHIDTAYRGHRFAVRACLLLQEVAHTHGMTELWITCNPDNLASRRTCELIGATYVNKVKVPFASELYWRGDRFKCRYLWDLTQQHYMPA, from the coding sequence ATGACGTTGGCGCAGCGCCCTCCATTCCATGAATTCCTTCATCTCAGCGATGGTGTACTTGCCCTGCGGCACAAGTGCTACCTACAGGGTAAGGCGGCCATGGATCGCGTGCCCGCCTATTTATTCTCAATTGTTCATATTGCGTCCGATCAACTCATCGGCGAAATAGATCTGCGTTTAGAACCTACCGAATACTTGCAGCAATACGGCGGCCAAATGGGGTATCATATTGATACTGCGTACCGCGGCCATCGCTTTGCCGTCCGCGCTTGTTTATTACTTCAAGAGGTCGCCCATACGCATGGTATGACCGAACTCTGGATTACCTGTAACCCGGATAACCTAGCATCGCGTCGAACCTGTGAGCTCATTGGTGCTACCTACGTGAACAAAGTCAAAGTGCCCTTTGCCAGTGAACTGTATTGGCGTGGAGACCGTTTTAAATGCCGTTACCTCTGGGATCTGACTCAGCAGCATTATATGCCCGCCTAG
- the dnaE gene encoding DNA polymerase III subunit alpha — protein MTEFVHLRCHTEYSLIDGLVRIKPLAGTLRGQGMPAVAMTDQTNFFGLIKFYNAMMGAGIKPILGSDLWLENPDEPDRPFRLPFLCQNQTGYKNLIELISRAYQKNQDLHRAIVKNEWIKELNAGLIVLSGANYGDVGQAILRGNAAVAEKRVQWWKDCFGDRYYLELQRTGRAGDDIHVTGAIALAGRHGVPVVATNDVMFLTSDDFEAHETRVCINEGMALDDPRREHRFSDQQYLKTADEMAELFTDVPSAISNSVEIARRCSVEIELGKYYLPDYPIPENLAEDAFFTEHTPYAVIEERVKAAMAEAWAGRETEAEYQTALKTGIFFHLVSWQGLEERLAISHRTDDPNYESERKEYVDRLNFELDIIIQMGFPGYFLIVMDFIQWAKDHDIPVGPGRGSGAGSLVAYAQKITDLDPLKYDLLFERFLNPERVSMPDFDVDFCMDNRDQVIQYVADHYGRDAVSQIVTFGTLAAKAVVRDVARVQGKSYGLADKISKLIPGTPGMTLEKSLEEVPELKAFIDQDEEAREIWDMARKLEGITRQTGKHAGGVVIAPTRLTDFSPLLCEPDGSGLVTQYDKNDVESAGLVKFDFLGLRTLTIIKWALEIINARRAQHQDEPIDIAHIPLDDKASFDLLKQAKTTAVFQLESRGMKALIKNMQPDTLEDMIALVALFRPGPLDSGMVENFINRKHGREAISYPDATYQHESLKSILEPTYGIIVYQEQVMQIAQTLAGYTLGGADLLRRAMGKKKPEEMAKQRQTFADGAESKGIDADLATKIFDLVEKFAGYGFNKSHSAAYALVSYQTLWLKTHYPAAFMAATMSSELDNTDKVVIFLEDCREMGVTVLPPDVNAGDYMFTVNDKDEVVFGLGAVKGVGEGPVSAIVEGRTDGPYKDLFDFCSRVNLKKMGRRVIEALIKSGALDTIGPSRAILMAALPDAIKAAEQTTANAAAGMVDLFGDIQLNDEADPYHDYRHLIEWPIKERLAGEKDTLGLYLTGHPIDEYEDEVKRIVSARLADIQPRKQDIQTLAGLVIDIRRMKTKAGKDLMFVTLDDRTARIEFGVFDDQDANWVSLIEVGRVIFVQAEVTWNEYREENRVKVSDVVDVAQARQRFAKALVLRVGAVADQSIKQHLEQLRSVLTHDAADTPAVPLHIAYQRTDARGEIQLDDNYKAPLTDECIYRMRQLYGVDAVEMRFH, from the coding sequence ATGACTGAATTCGTTCATCTCCGTTGCCACACGGAATACTCCTTAATAGACGGCCTGGTGCGCATCAAGCCCTTGGCTGGGACGTTGCGTGGCCAGGGTATGCCAGCGGTCGCGATGACAGACCAGACCAATTTCTTCGGTCTGATCAAATTTTACAATGCCATGATGGGGGCGGGGATCAAACCCATATTGGGCAGTGACCTGTGGTTGGAAAACCCAGACGAACCCGACCGACCCTTTCGTCTGCCCTTCTTATGTCAGAACCAAACCGGGTACAAGAACTTAATCGAATTGATCTCTCGGGCCTACCAAAAAAACCAGGACCTGCATCGAGCCATTGTTAAAAATGAATGGATAAAGGAGTTGAATGCCGGCTTGATCGTGCTTTCTGGGGCCAACTACGGTGATGTAGGGCAGGCGATTTTACGCGGCAATGCAGCCGTGGCAGAAAAGCGTGTGCAGTGGTGGAAAGACTGTTTTGGTGATCGTTACTATCTCGAACTGCAGCGTACAGGTCGTGCGGGTGACGACATCCATGTGACAGGAGCCATTGCTCTGGCCGGACGCCACGGTGTGCCTGTGGTGGCCACTAATGATGTGATGTTTTTGACGTCGGACGACTTTGAAGCGCACGAAACTCGTGTTTGTATCAACGAAGGTATGGCTCTGGATGACCCGCGCCGCGAGCACCGTTTTTCCGACCAGCAGTATCTGAAAACGGCTGATGAGATGGCTGAGCTGTTCACGGATGTCCCCAGTGCAATCAGCAACAGCGTGGAAATTGCCCGTCGCTGCTCGGTGGAAATCGAATTGGGTAAGTACTATTTACCAGACTACCCCATTCCAGAGAACTTGGCGGAAGATGCCTTTTTTACCGAGCATACGCCCTACGCTGTGATCGAAGAGCGGGTAAAAGCGGCCATGGCGGAAGCCTGGGCGGGGAGAGAAACGGAGGCAGAGTATCAAACTGCGCTCAAAACCGGCATCTTCTTTCATTTGGTGTCGTGGCAAGGACTGGAAGAGCGGTTGGCGATCAGTCACCGCACAGACGACCCCAATTATGAGAGCGAGCGCAAAGAGTACGTTGATCGTCTGAATTTTGAACTCGACATCATTATTCAGATGGGTTTCCCTGGTTACTTCTTGATCGTAATGGACTTTATTCAGTGGGCTAAAGACCACGATATCCCGGTAGGGCCTGGTCGTGGTTCCGGTGCTGGCTCACTGGTGGCCTATGCACAAAAGATCACCGACCTTGATCCATTGAAGTATGACTTGCTGTTCGAGCGCTTCTTGAACCCAGAGCGGGTATCCATGCCCGACTTTGACGTCGACTTCTGTATGGACAACCGTGATCAGGTTATTCAATACGTGGCGGACCACTACGGTCGTGATGCGGTGTCGCAGATCGTGACGTTCGGCACCTTGGCCGCTAAGGCGGTTGTGCGTGACGTGGCCCGAGTACAGGGTAAAAGCTACGGCTTAGCCGATAAAATATCCAAGCTGATACCGGGAACACCGGGCATGACCTTGGAAAAATCATTGGAGGAAGTGCCCGAGCTTAAGGCGTTCATTGATCAAGATGAAGAAGCCAGAGAGATCTGGGACATGGCGCGTAAACTGGAAGGTATTACTCGGCAAACCGGCAAGCACGCGGGCGGTGTCGTTATTGCCCCAACCCGTCTTACCGATTTCTCGCCGCTGCTCTGTGAGCCCGATGGCAGTGGTCTGGTCACGCAATACGACAAAAATGATGTGGAATCCGCCGGCTTGGTAAAGTTCGACTTCTTAGGGTTGCGAACGCTGACCATCATTAAATGGGCACTGGAAATCATTAATGCCCGGCGGGCACAGCATCAAGATGAGCCCATTGATATTGCGCATATTCCGTTAGACGACAAGGCGTCGTTTGACCTATTGAAGCAAGCGAAGACGACGGCTGTTTTCCAGTTGGAATCGCGCGGTATGAAGGCGCTGATCAAGAACATGCAGCCAGATACCTTGGAGGACATGATCGCCTTGGTGGCCCTGTTTCGCCCGGGGCCACTGGATTCAGGCATGGTTGAAAACTTCATCAACCGAAAGCATGGTCGTGAAGCGATTTCCTATCCCGATGCTACCTATCAGCATGAATCACTCAAGTCGATTCTGGAGCCGACCTACGGCATCATCGTGTACCAAGAACAGGTCATGCAGATTGCGCAAACGCTGGCTGGATATACTCTCGGTGGCGCCGACCTGTTGCGTCGCGCCATGGGTAAGAAGAAGCCGGAAGAAATGGCGAAGCAGCGGCAGACGTTCGCCGATGGTGCTGAGAGCAAGGGTATTGATGCCGATTTGGCCACCAAGATTTTTGACTTGGTAGAGAAGTTCGCCGGGTACGGCTTCAACAAATCGCACTCCGCTGCCTATGCCTTGGTGTCCTATCAAACGCTCTGGTTAAAGACGCATTACCCGGCTGCCTTTATGGCGGCGACCATGTCTTCGGAATTGGATAACACCGACAAGGTCGTAATCTTCCTTGAAGACTGCCGTGAGATGGGCGTGACCGTACTGCCACCGGACGTTAATGCTGGCGACTACATGTTCACCGTGAACGATAAGGACGAGGTGGTCTTTGGCCTTGGCGCAGTCAAGGGAGTGGGTGAGGGCCCGGTATCCGCCATTGTGGAAGGCCGTACGGACGGTCCATACAAAGACCTGTTCGATTTTTGTTCGCGGGTTAATTTGAAAAAAATGGGGCGGCGTGTGATCGAAGCGCTGATTAAGTCTGGAGCGCTAGATACCATTGGGCCGAGCCGTGCCATCCTGATGGCGGCCTTACCGGATGCCATCAAAGCCGCCGAGCAAACCACGGCCAATGCCGCAGCAGGCATGGTGGATTTGTTTGGCGATATTCAGTTGAACGATGAAGCGGACCCCTACCATGACTACCGCCATCTTATTGAATGGCCTATTAAAGAACGGCTGGCGGGGGAAAAAGACACGTTGGGGCTGTACCTTACCGGGCACCCGATTGACGAATATGAAGATGAAGTAAAGCGCATTGTGTCGGCGCGTTTGGCGGATATTCAGCCGCGCAAACAAGATATCCAAACCTTGGCCGGTTTGGTAATCGACATCCGCCGTATGAAAACCAAGGCAGGCAAGGATCTGATGTTCGTCACCTTGGATGACCGCACTGCGCGTATTGAGTTTGGTGTCTTTGATGATCAGGACGCCAACTGGGTTAGCCTCATTGAAGTAGGCCGAGTGATCTTTGTGCAGGCAGAGGTTACTTGGAATGAGTACCGCGAAGAGAACCGCGTCAAGGTGTCCGACGTCGTGGATGTGGCGCAGGCTCGTCAGCGCTTTGCCAAGGCTTTGGTGCTGCGCGTTGGTGCCGTAGCGGATCAGTCCATTAAGCAGCATTTGGAACAATTGCGCTCGGTCCTGACGCATGATGCAGCGGATACGCCCGCTGTGCCGCTGCATATTGCCTATCAGCGCACCGACGCGCGCGGCGAAATTCAGCTTGATGATAACTATAAAGCACCGTTAACCGATGAATGCATTTATCGCATGCGCCAGCTGTATGGCGTAGATGCGGTGGAAATGCGCTTTCATTGA